The Celeribacter marinus genome window below encodes:
- a CDS encoding ABC transporter permease: MSRTDPQAPHHVSRHIPDQLRSSLERKLKSWETLLLAVAVGIFILNSFASPYFLNAWNLSDATFNFTEKAMIAFAMALLIISGEIDLSVAAIIALSSTIMGVVMQAGFGTPVIVLAGLGAGLICGAFNGILVTRLGLPSIVVTIGTMSLFRGISYIILGDGAFRGYPADFAWFGQGYVFWVISVELVIFAILAVIYTIVLHKTNFGRAVYAIGNNPTGALFSGIRVQRVKMILFLLTGLMSGLAAVCLTSRLGSTRPSIATGMELEVVTMVVLGGINILGGSGSIPGVVIAAFVMGLVTFGLGLLNIPGIVMSIFIGLLLIGVIALPRLWVKIKG; the protein is encoded by the coding sequence ATGAGCCGTACCGACCCCCAAGCGCCCCATCACGTCTCCCGCCACATCCCCGACCAATTGCGATCCTCGTTGGAACGCAAACTGAAAAGTTGGGAAACGCTCTTGCTGGCTGTGGCTGTAGGGATCTTTATTTTGAACTCCTTCGCCTCGCCGTACTTCTTGAACGCGTGGAACCTAAGCGACGCGACATTCAACTTTACCGAAAAGGCGATGATCGCCTTTGCCATGGCGCTCTTGATCATTTCGGGCGAAATCGACCTGTCGGTGGCGGCCATCATTGCGCTGTCCTCAACCATCATGGGGGTCGTAATGCAGGCAGGGTTCGGCACACCCGTCATCGTCCTCGCGGGTCTGGGTGCGGGTCTTATATGCGGTGCCTTTAACGGTATACTCGTCACCCGACTGGGCCTGCCGTCCATCGTCGTGACCATCGGCACCATGAGCCTGTTTCGCGGCATCAGCTACATCATATTGGGGGACGGCGCGTTTCGCGGCTACCCCGCAGATTTCGCATGGTTCGGTCAGGGCTATGTTTTTTGGGTGATCTCCGTCGAACTGGTGATCTTTGCCATTCTCGCCGTGATTTACACAATCGTTTTACACAAAACCAATTTCGGCCGCGCCGTCTATGCCATTGGCAACAACCCTACCGGCGCGTTGTTTTCGGGCATTCGCGTGCAGCGGGTCAAGATGATCCTGTTTTTACTCACGGGGTTGATGTCGGGGCTGGCCGCCGTGTGCCTGACCTCTCGCCTCGGCTCGACCCGCCCGTCGATTGCAACAGGGATGGAGTTGGAAGTCGTCACGATGGTTGTGCTTGGCGGGATTAATATTCTGGGTGGTTCGGGGTCAATCCCCGGCGTTGTGATCGCCGCATTTGTGATGGGGCTTGTCACCTTTGGTCTTGGCCTGCTCAATATTCCGGGCATTGTGATGTCGATCTTTATCGGCTTGTTATTGATCGGCGTTATCGCCTTGCCGCGCCTGTGGGTCAAAATCAAAGGATGA
- a CDS encoding FGGY-family carbohydrate kinase, translated as MTVLRHIAVLDVGKTNAKLALVDEQTFTEIAVVTRPNTVIDTAPYPHFDLDGHWAFFVDHLAQFHKTHGIDAISITTHGASCVLLGADGALATPMLDYEHTGPDDLAVAYDEIRPDFAQTGSPRLPAGLNVGAQLYWLFNRDPDLLDRTAHIVTYPQYWGFRLTGAVATDVTSLGCHTDLWQPREGQFSDLVDRLNIRAKLAPAQTSNTVLGTLTQEVATATGLPRSTPVSCGIHDSNASLLPHIIRRKAPFSVISTGTWVVALAVGADESQLDPTRDTLINVSAFGDPVPSARFMGGREFDMIRDGSTATPTDGDRKAVLGGTIMLLPSVVRDSGPFKERNHVWTHAPTTDGARIYALSLYLALMTQTCLDLIGARGPAVVEGPFARNSDYLNMLAALRPDGVEIEGSATGTSIGAAMLLGQGTTENTATRIDAPSQDELRAYARDWTRMVNARA; from the coding sequence ATGACCGTGTTGCGCCATATCGCCGTACTTGATGTTGGAAAGACCAATGCAAAGCTCGCCTTGGTGGACGAACAAACGTTCACCGAGATCGCAGTGGTCACACGCCCGAACACCGTCATCGACACGGCACCCTATCCCCATTTCGACCTAGACGGGCATTGGGCGTTTTTTGTCGACCACCTTGCACAGTTCCACAAAACCCACGGGATTGATGCAATTTCGATCACCACACATGGCGCGTCCTGCGTGCTTTTGGGGGCGGACGGCGCATTAGCCACGCCGATGCTGGATTACGAGCACACCGGCCCAGACGATCTGGCGGTGGCGTATGATGAGATCCGCCCTGATTTTGCACAAACCGGAAGCCCGCGCCTCCCTGCGGGTCTGAATGTCGGGGCGCAACTGTATTGGCTGTTCAACCGTGATCCGGACCTGTTGGACCGCACAGCGCATATTGTGACCTATCCACAATACTGGGGGTTTCGCCTCACTGGCGCCGTTGCCACTGATGTTACATCATTGGGCTGTCACACCGATCTTTGGCAACCGCGCGAGGGGCAATTTTCCGATCTCGTGGACCGTCTCAACATCCGCGCCAAACTCGCGCCCGCGCAGACATCAAACACAGTCCTCGGCACCTTGACCCAAGAGGTTGCAACCGCCACGGGCCTCCCCCGATCGACACCCGTGTCGTGCGGCATTCATGACAGCAATGCCTCGCTACTGCCGCATATAATAAGACGCAAAGCACCATTTAGCGTGATATCGACCGGCACTTGGGTCGTTGCATTGGCGGTTGGAGCCGATGAAAGCCAACTCGATCCAACCCGCGACACTCTCATCAATGTTTCGGCATTTGGCGATCCAGTGCCGTCAGCGCGCTTTATGGGCGGACGTGAATTCGACATGATACGCGATGGATCAACTGCGACACCAACGGATGGCGACCGCAAGGCGGTGCTCGGTGGCACGATAATGCTATTGCCATCTGTTGTGCGTGACAGCGGGCCGTTCAAAGAGCGGAACCACGTCTGGACACATGCGCCAACAACAGATGGCGCGCGGATATATGCCCTCTCCCTGTATCTGGCGCTGATGACACAGACCTGTCTCGACCTGATCGGGGCGCGCGGCCCCGCGGTTGTGGAAGGCCCGTTTGCGCGAAACTCCGACTACCTCAACATGCTCGCGGCCCTGCGCCCCGATGGTGTCGAGATCGAAGGCTCCGCCACGGGAACGAGCATCGGCGCGGCCATGTTGCTCGGTCAAGGTACGACAGAAAACACAGCCACCCGTATCGACGCGCCCAGTCAGGACGAATTGCGCGCCTATGCGCGCGACTGGACACGTATGGTCAACGCGCGGGCCTAA
- a CDS encoding bifunctional DNA primase/polymerase translates to MKDQSSAETAIDKAKAMIEGGWRIVPILPKQKRPAHTGWTEREFTSEDFRPDSGIGIVTGQGIVALDVDAYCEDVSAAIVTEAMRRFGATLERVGHPPKTALFYRGLDIKKRDVTLKPTGKAPNGKQEKLEVLGNGQQIVAFGIHPDTGQPYKWRDLKPWDTFVGGVDDLLPEITQAGLDDFLDWVAAEYGEQRKLSQRAAPMMVASAARGWGETALSNETAELVRTPEGDRNNALNTAAFRMGQIVGGGHLDEDEAVAALKQAALQMGLEAREIHPTIKSGLTAGKSEPRHPENRAAEAHLDAKTTKDADRIAKRIKDGLKAVLAEVGIKVDAIAVDAERVGKMIGRSFWSASQSKLHFLNREGHLVKFTQSEGWKFLLATFGSPIDPDDVNEWVSQVIPKDQKAVEKCLRAAIRAPVMDHILLYRQRDMIAWAVDMFATHEVFVLRENDAQIVLPHIPWMTGPIEMLYIDDFRTHWPDVDQVLKFIIDTRFAGDRKKAYLWWQADSDFGKGLFTGLLKDLGVVVETSTKEIEKVMEGQPVGLSADNFKRAIVLLVDEFKSVKSELKQLQNEIELSPKNQLRQRAAIYTKLFMSAENVASLVTSHGVEDQFANRMSFIENSGRIDDRPVFAANKSAYAVNLRNWIALTLNQHVEEYRKLGSSGAVTVADAAVTAFHASRGIGKQLGRVSESLYQIADAFREAMLNKDHDFSPDVINLTNGGVGLIRPRKLFEDWLADNYDQSERMTFVKKAKNVLALASRDGEVKVRLTSDRKSVKCLLLKE, encoded by the coding sequence ATGAAAGATCAATCGTCAGCCGAGACCGCAATCGACAAAGCCAAAGCGATGATTGAAGGCGGCTGGCGCATTGTGCCAATTCTGCCCAAGCAAAAACGGCCCGCCCACACTGGTTGGACAGAACGCGAGTTCACCTCGGAGGACTTTCGGCCAGACAGCGGCATTGGAATTGTCACGGGTCAGGGTATCGTGGCTCTGGATGTGGACGCCTATTGCGAGGACGTGAGCGCGGCTATCGTAACGGAAGCCATGCGGCGTTTCGGCGCCACGCTAGAGCGCGTCGGGCACCCCCCCAAGACGGCGCTGTTCTATCGTGGTCTCGACATCAAGAAACGCGACGTCACGCTCAAGCCGACTGGCAAAGCGCCCAATGGCAAGCAAGAGAAGCTCGAAGTGCTTGGCAACGGCCAGCAAATCGTGGCCTTCGGAATTCACCCAGACACTGGCCAACCCTACAAATGGAGAGACCTGAAGCCGTGGGACACGTTTGTGGGTGGAGTTGATGATTTGTTGCCTGAGATCACCCAAGCGGGGTTGGACGATTTCCTTGATTGGGTCGCCGCTGAATACGGCGAACAACGCAAGCTTTCACAACGGGCCGCGCCAATGATGGTAGCCTCTGCCGCTCGTGGTTGGGGGGAAACCGCTCTGTCAAACGAGACCGCTGAACTGGTCAGAACGCCCGAAGGCGACCGAAACAACGCGCTCAATACAGCCGCCTTCCGCATGGGCCAGATTGTCGGTGGCGGTCACTTGGACGAGGACGAAGCGGTGGCCGCGTTAAAACAGGCGGCATTGCAGATGGGCTTGGAGGCTCGCGAGATCCACCCCACGATCAAGAGTGGTCTGACCGCAGGGAAGAGTGAGCCGAGGCACCCCGAAAACCGCGCAGCAGAAGCCCATCTGGACGCCAAAACAACAAAGGACGCCGATCGGATTGCTAAGCGTATCAAAGACGGCCTGAAAGCCGTTTTGGCAGAAGTCGGAATCAAAGTCGACGCCATTGCCGTTGATGCCGAGCGCGTCGGGAAGATGATAGGTCGGTCGTTCTGGTCCGCGTCTCAATCGAAGCTTCACTTTCTTAACCGAGAGGGTCACTTGGTCAAATTCACTCAATCTGAAGGCTGGAAGTTCTTGCTGGCTACATTCGGCTCGCCAATCGATCCAGATGACGTCAACGAGTGGGTGTCGCAAGTCATACCTAAGGATCAGAAAGCGGTGGAAAAGTGCCTGAGGGCAGCCATTCGTGCACCAGTCATGGATCACATCCTCCTGTATCGGCAGCGAGATATGATTGCATGGGCCGTGGATATGTTTGCGACTCATGAGGTATTCGTATTGCGCGAAAATGACGCCCAGATTGTCCTACCCCACATACCGTGGATGACCGGACCAATCGAAATGCTCTACATAGATGACTTTCGTACTCACTGGCCTGACGTTGATCAGGTGCTAAAATTCATCATTGACACGCGTTTTGCAGGGGATCGCAAGAAGGCCTACCTTTGGTGGCAAGCCGACTCTGACTTCGGTAAAGGCCTGTTTACGGGTCTTCTCAAGGACCTTGGGGTGGTGGTTGAAACATCAACAAAGGAAATCGAGAAAGTGATGGAGGGCCAGCCCGTGGGCTTGAGCGCCGACAACTTCAAGCGGGCGATTGTCTTGCTTGTGGACGAGTTCAAGTCGGTTAAATCCGAGCTGAAGCAGCTTCAGAACGAGATCGAGTTGTCGCCCAAGAACCAACTGCGCCAACGGGCGGCGATCTACACAAAGCTGTTCATGAGCGCGGAAAACGTGGCCAGCCTTGTGACCTCCCACGGGGTCGAGGACCAGTTTGCGAACCGGATGAGCTTCATCGAGAACTCCGGTCGGATTGATGATCGCCCAGTCTTTGCTGCAAACAAGTCGGCCTACGCGGTAAACCTGCGGAACTGGATAGCCCTAACCCTCAATCAGCACGTCGAAGAATACCGCAAGTTAGGCAGCAGCGGGGCCGTCACTGTTGCAGATGCAGCTGTGACAGCGTTTCATGCCAGCCGGGGGATCGGCAAGCAGCTGGGGCGAGTGTCTGAAAGCCTATACCAGATCGCGGACGCCTTCCGCGAAGCGATGCTTAACAAGGACCACGATTTCAGTCCTGATGTCATAAACCTGACCAATGGTGGCGTCGGGTTAATTCGCCCGCGCAAACTGTTCGAAGATTGGCTGGCCGACAATTACGACCAGTCGGAGCGCATGACGTTCGTGAAAAAGGCGAAGAACGTTCTTGCCCTCGCCAGTAGGGATGGCGAAGTTAAAGTTCGGCTCACATCAGACCGGAAGTCGGTCAAGTGCCTTCTCCTGAAGGAATAA
- the rpsU gene encoding 30S ribosomal protein S21 encodes MEVSVRDNNVDQALRALKKKLQREGVFREMRLKEYFEKPSVRKAREKKEAVSRQRKLARKKAEREG; translated from the coding sequence ATGGAAGTCAGTGTTCGCGACAACAACGTCGATCAAGCTCTACGTGCGCTCAAGAAAAAGCTGCAACGTGAAGGTGTATTTCGTGAAATGAGGCTCAAAGAGTACTTTGAAAAGCCTTCCGTGCGCAAAGCGCGCGAAAAGAAAGAAGCCGTGAGCCGTCAGCGTAAACTGGCGCGCAAAAAGGCAGAGCGCGAAGGGTAA
- the rlmF gene encoding 23S rRNA (adenine(1618)-N(6))-methyltransferase RlmF: MALKTKLHPRNQHMAGYDFARLVAQTPDLEAFTIRNPRGQTTIDFQDVNAVRMLNRALLKTHYDIDFWDLPSGYLCPPIPGRVDYIHYLADLLAESHSHGIPRGRQIKVLDIGTGASLVYPLIGQREYGWHFTGVDIDAGAIKSAQQICDSNAMDITLKMQTAPENIFRGVIEPRDAFHVTMCNPPFHASMEQARKGTQRKWSNLGKGPSKQLNFGGQNAELWYPGGEVKFIARMIGQSAQFANQCLWFTSLVSKKDNLEPLHRLLGKSRVADVKVVDMAQGQKTSRFIAWTYMTKNQRSAFASKAMT, from the coding sequence ATGGCCCTGAAGACAAAGCTGCATCCACGCAATCAACACATGGCAGGGTACGATTTTGCGCGTTTGGTGGCGCAGACCCCTGACCTTGAGGCGTTTACGATCCGCAATCCGCGCGGTCAGACGACGATTGATTTCCAAGACGTGAATGCGGTTCGGATGCTCAATCGGGCGTTGTTGAAGACACATTACGACATCGATTTTTGGGATCTTCCGAGCGGTTATCTATGCCCGCCGATTCCCGGTCGTGTCGATTACATCCACTATCTGGCGGACTTGCTCGCCGAGAGTCATAGCCACGGCATCCCGCGCGGGCGTCAGATCAAAGTGTTAGACATCGGAACGGGTGCGAGTTTGGTGTATCCTTTGATAGGACAACGCGAATATGGGTGGCACTTTACGGGTGTTGATATTGACGCGGGCGCGATCAAATCGGCACAGCAGATTTGCGACAGCAATGCGATGGATATCACGCTGAAGATGCAAACCGCTCCTGAGAACATCTTTCGCGGTGTCATCGAGCCTCGCGATGCCTTTCATGTGACGATGTGCAATCCGCCGTTTCACGCGTCTATGGAACAGGCGCGCAAAGGCACGCAACGCAAATGGTCGAACCTTGGAAAGGGGCCGTCAAAACAGCTCAATTTTGGCGGGCAAAACGCTGAGCTTTGGTATCCGGGGGGCGAGGTGAAATTTATCGCGCGGATGATTGGACAAAGCGCGCAGTTCGCCAATCAATGCCTCTGGTTTACATCGCTTGTGTCAAAGAAAGACAACCTCGAGCCGCTCCACCGGCTTCTAGGCAAATCCAGAGTTGCCGATGTGAAAGTCGTTGATATGGCGCAGGGGCAAAAAACCAGTCGCTTTATTGCGTGGACCTACATGACAAAAAACCAACGCTCTGCGTTTGCCAGTAAAGCAATGACATAG
- a CDS encoding ABC transporter permease yields MTILKSREVILLGAILVLVALISTRFIGFIAPKNLVNVFNDTSPLIILALGQMVVILTRCIDLSVAANLALTGMICAMINVAAPGLPVSVIIVVAVSIGAFLGAINGLLVWKLDIPPIVVTLGTMTIFRGVIFLLTDGQWINAHEMSTAFTGVPRGVILGIPVLGWIAIAIVVIMALVMSRTTLGRAFYAVGGNPHAAVYTGINVGRTQFFAFVISGALAGLTGYLWIARYAVAYVDIAGGFELDVVAACVIGGISIAGGSGTVIGTLLGALFLGVVKNALPVVDISPFWQLAISGAAIIIAVTFNSRAGRTKGRVILKSAEVTQ; encoded by the coding sequence ATGACGATTTTGAAATCGCGCGAAGTCATCTTGCTTGGGGCGATCCTCGTCTTGGTGGCACTCATTTCAACCCGGTTTATTGGCTTTATCGCGCCCAAGAACCTCGTCAATGTGTTCAACGACACCTCACCATTGATCATTCTGGCCCTTGGCCAGATGGTGGTCATCCTCACGCGCTGTATCGACTTGTCGGTGGCCGCCAACCTCGCCCTCACGGGTATGATCTGTGCCATGATCAATGTGGCCGCCCCCGGCCTTCCGGTATCGGTCATTATCGTGGTCGCGGTGAGCATTGGAGCGTTTTTGGGGGCTATAAACGGTCTACTTGTCTGGAAACTCGACATTCCGCCAATCGTAGTCACGCTCGGCACAATGACGATTTTTCGCGGTGTGATTTTCCTTTTGACTGACGGTCAATGGATCAATGCACATGAGATGAGCACCGCCTTTACCGGTGTGCCGCGAGGTGTGATTTTAGGTATTCCTGTGCTGGGGTGGATTGCCATTGCCATCGTGGTCATCATGGCGCTGGTGATGTCGCGAACGACACTTGGTCGCGCGTTTTATGCGGTGGGCGGCAACCCGCACGCAGCGGTGTACACAGGCATTAATGTCGGACGCACCCAATTCTTTGCCTTTGTTATTTCAGGCGCTTTGGCGGGTCTTACCGGCTATCTTTGGATCGCGCGCTACGCTGTGGCCTATGTTGATATCGCGGGCGGATTCGAATTGGACGTGGTTGCGGCCTGTGTGATTGGCGGGATTTCGATTGCTGGCGGTTCAGGCACCGTCATTGGCACATTGCTTGGCGCACTGTTCCTTGGCGTGGTCAAAAATGCGCTGCCTGTGGTGGATATCTCACCATTTTGGCAGCTCGCCATTTCAGGCGCGGCCATCATCATCGCTGTTACCTTCAACTCACGCGCAGGCCGCACCAAAGGCCGCGTCATTCTCAAATCCGCAGAGGTGACACAATGA
- a CDS encoding tyrosine-type recombinase/integrase → MKTITLKLSLVRRHSLQYGESRDALGEEKGEAQMGDDTVEAKGGGLTVAKVKTAKPGKYHDGAGTGLFLRVDPNGGRFWIQRVTIHGKRREIGLGGFPIVGLADARKAALANKQLAYSGGDPLAERRKARETLSFADAVDRYLSVKLDEFRNDKHRKQWRATLDTYARPVLGDMPVRSVGVSDVLRAVQPIWSDKTETASRLRGRIENVLSWATVAGHREGPNPARWKGNLSELLPKAAKVAKSENQPALALTDVAGWWSDLAQRDGMAARALEFLTLTAARSGEVRGMTWDEVDFGLQSKADTQPSGAWTIPASRMKNGREHRVPLTKEAVALLESLPRLEDSPFVFFAPRGGALSDMSISAVMRRMQETEVKAGRAGWLDPKNKRPAVPHGLRSTFRQWAAERGHPREMAEMALAHFIGSEVERAYQRSDMLDRRRAMMADWADFLRGKAVASNVVKMGEVG, encoded by the coding sequence TTGAAAACAATCACTTTAAAGCTTTCTCTTGTTCGCCGTCATTCGCTGCAGTACGGTGAAAGTCGCGATGCATTGGGGGAAGAAAAGGGGGAAGCTCAAATGGGGGACGATACGGTCGAAGCCAAAGGCGGCGGGCTGACAGTGGCCAAGGTGAAAACTGCCAAGCCCGGCAAGTATCACGACGGCGCAGGCACCGGCCTATTCTTGCGCGTGGATCCTAACGGCGGGCGCTTTTGGATTCAGCGCGTGACCATTCATGGCAAGCGACGAGAGATTGGCCTCGGTGGCTTCCCCATCGTCGGGCTGGCAGATGCGCGCAAGGCAGCACTCGCCAACAAGCAGCTAGCCTATAGCGGTGGCGACCCCCTAGCCGAACGTCGGAAGGCGCGCGAAACGCTTTCCTTCGCGGACGCGGTCGACCGCTACCTTTCCGTAAAGCTGGATGAGTTTAGGAACGACAAACATCGCAAGCAGTGGCGCGCGACGCTCGACACATACGCCCGCCCTGTGCTGGGGGATATGCCTGTGCGCTCAGTCGGCGTCTCCGATGTGCTGCGTGCCGTGCAACCGATCTGGTCAGACAAGACGGAAACCGCCTCGCGGCTGCGCGGGCGCATTGAAAACGTGCTGTCTTGGGCAACGGTGGCCGGGCATCGCGAAGGGCCAAATCCTGCCCGATGGAAGGGCAATCTATCAGAACTCCTTCCCAAGGCCGCGAAAGTGGCGAAGTCCGAAAATCAACCCGCTTTGGCGTTGACCGATGTCGCGGGCTGGTGGTCTGATCTGGCTCAGCGCGACGGCATGGCTGCCCGGGCTTTGGAGTTCCTCACCCTTACTGCTGCCCGCTCGGGCGAAGTGCGGGGCATGACGTGGGACGAGGTCGACTTTGGGCTACAAAGCAAAGCCGACACACAGCCTAGCGGGGCTTGGACGATCCCCGCTTCGCGAATGAAGAACGGGCGTGAGCATCGCGTCCCATTGACGAAAGAGGCGGTGGCGCTGCTAGAGTCGCTCCCTCGGCTGGAGGATAGCCCATTCGTTTTCTTCGCCCCGCGTGGTGGGGCATTGTCCGACATGAGCATTTCAGCCGTTATGCGGCGGATGCAGGAAACCGAAGTTAAGGCAGGTCGTGCTGGCTGGCTCGACCCCAAGAACAAGCGCCCAGCCGTGCCGCACGGTTTACGCTCGACCTTCCGGCAATGGGCAGCGGAGCGTGGCCACCCCCGCGAAATGGCAGAAATGGCCTTGGCGCACTTCATCGGCTCGGAAGTGGAGCGGGCCTATCAGCGTTCTGACATGCTGGACCGTCGGCGCGCGATGATGGCAGATTGGGCTGATTTCCTGCGCGGTAAAGCTGTAGCTAGCAACGTGGTAAAGATGGGAGAAGTCGGATGA
- a CDS encoding sugar ABC transporter ATP-binding protein, whose translation MRTQSTDTGTPVLALDRITKTFPGVKALDGVTLELFAGKVTSLIGENGAGKSTVVKILTGIYQPDGGQILLDGTPFSFPMAQDASDAGVTAIHQETVLFDELTVAENIYIGHAPKGRFGLIDRTAMRDKAHAILTEIGAHIDPMIKLKDLSIASRHLVAIARALSVDARVVIMDEPTAALSQKEIEELYDLVDVLKKQGKAILFISHKFDEVFRISDRYTVFRDGQFVGAGDIAGVAEDDLVQMMVGRSVDQIFPKRVPNIGDEVMKVVGYSHPTEFEDITFDLHRGEILGFYGLVGAGRSEFMQSLIGITKPAKGVTRIDGHITVIRSPADAIAAGVVYVPEDRGKQGAILDMPIFQNVTLPSLGQTSRRGFIKLAEEFALARQYTERLDLRAASLDTSVGSLSGGNQQKVVIAKWLATKPRVIILDEPTKGIDIGSKAAVHGFMSELAAQGLSVIMVSSEIPEILGMSDRVIVMREGRIAAELSGDTLTPETLVRHAAGIGIKGDAS comes from the coding sequence ATGCGAACGCAATCGACCGACACGGGGACACCCGTTCTCGCACTTGATCGCATCACCAAAACCTTTCCGGGGGTCAAAGCACTTGATGGTGTCACGCTTGAGCTGTTCGCGGGCAAAGTCACATCACTGATCGGCGAAAACGGCGCTGGAAAATCAACCGTTGTTAAAATTCTAACGGGTATTTACCAGCCTGACGGCGGGCAAATCCTACTCGACGGCACGCCTTTCTCCTTTCCGATGGCGCAAGATGCCTCGGACGCGGGTGTGACGGCCATACACCAAGAGACGGTCCTGTTCGACGAGTTGACTGTCGCCGAAAACATCTACATCGGGCACGCGCCCAAAGGTCGGTTTGGCCTGATCGACCGCACAGCAATGCGCGACAAGGCCCATGCGATCCTGACCGAAATCGGCGCGCACATTGACCCGATGATCAAACTCAAAGACCTATCGATCGCCTCACGCCACTTGGTCGCCATTGCCCGCGCCCTGTCGGTGGATGCGCGCGTGGTCATCATGGACGAACCGACTGCCGCCCTCTCTCAAAAGGAGATCGAGGAGCTTTATGATCTCGTGGATGTGCTCAAAAAACAGGGCAAAGCAATCTTGTTCATCTCCCACAAATTCGACGAAGTGTTCCGTATTTCAGACCGCTATACCGTGTTTCGCGATGGCCAGTTCGTTGGTGCGGGCGATATTGCGGGCGTTGCCGAGGATGATTTGGTGCAAATGATGGTTGGCCGCTCGGTCGATCAGATTTTCCCGAAGCGTGTTCCAAACATCGGCGACGAGGTTATGAAAGTTGTGGGCTACAGTCATCCGACCGAGTTCGAGGACATCACATTCGATCTACATCGTGGTGAAATCCTTGGCTTTTACGGTCTCGTGGGCGCGGGCCGCTCCGAGTTCATGCAATCTCTGATCGGGATCACAAAACCTGCCAAAGGTGTGACGCGGATCGATGGGCACATTACCGTTATACGCTCGCCCGCTGATGCAATTGCGGCGGGTGTGGTCTACGTCCCCGAGGATCGTGGCAAACAGGGCGCGATTTTGGACATGCCTATTTTCCAGAACGTCACCCTGCCCTCTTTGGGGCAAACCTCCCGCAGAGGCTTTATCAAACTGGCTGAGGAATTTGCCCTCGCGCGTCAATACACCGAGCGGCTCGACCTGCGCGCGGCCTCGCTTGATACATCGGTAGGCAGCCTGTCGGGCGGCAACCAGCAAAAGGTCGTGATCGCAAAATGGCTCGCCACAAAACCGCGTGTCATTATCCTCGACGAGCCAACCAAAGGCATAGACATCGGATCAAAGGCAGCGGTGCACGGATTTATGTCCGAATTAGCGGCACAAGGGCTATCCGTGATCATGGTCAGCTCCGAAATCCCCGAGATCCTTGGCATGTCCGACCGTGTGATCGTCATGCGTGAGGGCCGGATTGCGGCAGAGCTATCAGGGGACACCCTGACACCCGAAACATTGGTGCGTCACGCCGCAGGCATAGGTATCAAAGGAGACGCGTCATGA
- a CDS encoding L-rhamnose mutarotase — protein sequence MEKYAFRMVLKAGQLAEYKKRHDEIWPELSALISDAGVEDYSIHYDPETRHLFGVLWRRKTHTMDALPDHPVMQKWWAYMADIMETNADNSPRQSDLQTVFHLP from the coding sequence ATGGAGAAATACGCCTTTCGCATGGTTTTGAAAGCGGGCCAGTTGGCCGAGTACAAGAAACGTCATGACGAAATCTGGCCGGAGTTGTCCGCGCTCATTTCGGACGCGGGTGTCGAGGACTATTCAATCCACTACGACCCAGAAACACGTCATCTGTTTGGGGTACTCTGGCGGCGCAAGACCCACACCATGGACGCCCTCCCCGATCACCCCGTGATGCAAAAATGGTGGGCCTACATGGCGGATATCATGGAGACAAACGCAGACAACAGTCCCCGCCAAAGCGACCTGCAAACGGTGTTTCATCTGCCATGA
- a CDS encoding helix-turn-helix transcriptional regulator yields the protein MTNEILRKPRVLALIGIGNTSLYAAIKRGDFPAPVKLGVRAVGWRRSDIENWLASRETKVT from the coding sequence ATGACCAACGAAATTCTGCGCAAACCGCGCGTTCTCGCACTCATCGGCATTGGGAACACTTCCCTGTATGCCGCAATCAAGCGCGGAGACTTTCCTGCACCGGTGAAGCTTGGTGTGCGTGCCGTCGGCTGGCGACGCTCGGACATCGAGAACTGGCTGGCCAGTCGCGAAACCAAGGTCACTTGA